One region of Oxalobacteraceae bacterium OTU3CAMAD1 genomic DNA includes:
- a CDS encoding disulfide bond formation protein B, producing MNQSRSLLLFIAFASFGLIAVALYLQHGLDMLPCPLCVIQRYLFLAIGFASLIGAYISKPKIGAGVGLLAALGGLYYAGDHLYVLANPGLSCGIDPMETFLNKIPTATYLPFLFRADGLCEDALAPWFGLSIPQWSFIWFAFFALALAWALLRRPRA from the coding sequence ATGAACCAGTCCCGCTCCCTGCTGCTGTTTATCGCCTTCGCCAGCTTCGGCCTGATCGCCGTCGCCCTGTATCTGCAGCATGGCCTCGACATGCTCCCTTGTCCGCTGTGCGTGATCCAGCGCTACCTGTTCCTGGCGATCGGCTTCGCATCGCTGATCGGCGCCTACATCAGCAAGCCTAAAATCGGCGCCGGCGTCGGCCTGCTGGCCGCGCTGGGAGGGTTGTACTACGCCGGCGACCACCTGTACGTGCTGGCCAATCCCGGCCTGTCGTGCGGCATCGATCCGATGGAGACCTTCCTCAACAAGATCCCCACCGCCACTTACCTGCCCTTCCTGTTCAGGGCCGACGGCCTGTGCGAAGACGCGCTGGCGCCGTGGTTCGGCCTGTCGATTCCGCAGTGGTCCTTCATCTGGTTCGCCTTCTTCGCCCTCGCGCTGGCGTGGGCCCTGCTGCGACGCCCGCGCGCATGA
- the minD gene encoding septum site-determining protein MinD: MARIIVVTSGKGGVGKTTSSASFSTGLAMRGHKTAVIDFDVGLRNLDLIMGCERRVVYDLINVINKEASLTQALIKDKHCDNLFILPASQTRDKDALSEDGVEVVLHELINMGFEFIICDSPAGIEHGALMALTFADEAIIVTNPEVSSVRDSDRILGIIQAKSRRAQTGGEPVKEHLLITRYSPKRVEADEMLSYQDVQEILRIPLIGIIPESESVLHASNQGNPAIHFKGTDVAEAYEDVVSRFLGQELPLRFVNYEKPGLLQRIFGSK, from the coding sequence GTGGCGAGAATCATTGTAGTGACGTCCGGCAAGGGCGGTGTCGGTAAGACGACTTCCAGCGCGAGCTTCTCCACCGGCCTGGCCATGCGCGGCCATAAGACGGCCGTCATCGACTTCGACGTCGGCCTGCGCAACCTCGACCTGATCATGGGCTGCGAACGCCGCGTCGTCTACGACCTGATCAACGTGATCAACAAGGAAGCGTCGCTGACCCAGGCGCTGATCAAGGACAAGCACTGCGACAACCTGTTCATCCTGCCGGCCTCGCAGACGCGCGACAAGGATGCGCTATCGGAAGACGGCGTGGAAGTCGTACTGCATGAGCTGATCAACATGGGCTTCGAGTTCATCATCTGCGATTCGCCGGCCGGTATCGAGCATGGCGCGCTGATGGCGTTGACCTTCGCCGACGAAGCGATCATCGTTACCAATCCGGAAGTGTCGTCGGTGCGCGATTCGGACCGCATCCTCGGCATCATCCAGGCCAAGTCGCGCCGCGCCCAGACCGGCGGCGAGCCGGTCAAGGAACATCTGCTGATCACCCGCTACTCGCCGAAACGCGTGGAAGCGGACGAAATGCTGTCGTACCAAGACGTGCAGGAAATCCTGCGCATTCCTTTGATCGGCATCATCCCGGAATCGGAATCGGTGCTGCACGCTTCAAACCAGGGTAACCCGGCCATTCACTTCAAGGGCACCGATGTTGCGGAAGCCTACGAAGACGTGGTGTCGCGTTTCCTCGGCCAGGAATTGCCGTTGCGCTTCGTCAATTATGAAAAGCCAGGCCTTCTGCAGCGTATTTTTGGGAGCAAGTGA
- a CDS encoding LysR substrate-binding domain-containing protein, with protein MLEIRHLRTLSALRSAGSLVRAAQLLNLTQSALSHQIKLLEDRYGGPLFERKSVPIGFTATGARLLKLADMLLPEIEAAEREVARLTQGDTGQLRVALECHTCFDWLMPVMDEFRKRWPDVEIDLVSGFHSEPAELLRAGAADLVIGSPYGPDFVTFPLFRYEILVVMAQKHRLAMQRRLQAADFEGETLITYPVPETRIDLIREVLQPAGIQVQRRTAELTVAVLQLVASRRGIAALPNWAIKNYVDYDYVIAKPVGDHGLWSDLFVSVPESQKQKAYVLDFVKVIREQCAATLDGIRLLS; from the coding sequence ATGCTAGAGATACGCCACCTCCGCACCCTGAGCGCGCTCCGTTCGGCCGGCAGCTTGGTGCGCGCCGCCCAACTACTCAACCTGACCCAGTCGGCGTTGTCCCATCAGATCAAGTTACTGGAAGATCGCTACGGCGGACCGCTTTTTGAGCGAAAATCCGTGCCGATAGGCTTTACAGCCACCGGTGCGCGGCTGCTCAAACTGGCCGATATGCTGCTGCCCGAAATCGAGGCTGCCGAGCGCGAAGTGGCCCGTTTGACGCAGGGCGACACCGGCCAGCTGCGCGTCGCGCTGGAATGTCATACCTGCTTCGATTGGCTGATGCCGGTCATGGACGAGTTCCGCAAACGCTGGCCGGACGTCGAAATCGACCTGGTCTCGGGCTTCCACAGCGAGCCGGCCGAGCTGCTGCGTGCCGGCGCCGCCGACCTTGTCATCGGCTCGCCATACGGCCCGGATTTCGTAACCTTCCCGCTGTTCCGTTATGAAATCCTGGTCGTGATGGCGCAAAAACACCGGCTGGCGATGCAGCGCCGCCTTCAGGCGGCCGACTTCGAGGGCGAGACCTTGATCACCTATCCGGTGCCGGAAACCCGCATCGACCTGATCCGCGAAGTGCTGCAGCCGGCCGGCATCCAGGTCCAGCGCCGCACCGCCGAGCTCACCGTGGCCGTGCTGCAACTGGTCGCCAGCCGCCGCGGCATCGCCGCCTTGCCCAACTGGGCCATCAAGAACTATGTCGACTACGACTACGTCATCGCCAAGCCGGTGGGCGACCACGGCCTGTGGAGCGACCTGTTCGTCTCGGTGCCGGAGTCGCAAAAGCAGAAAGCCTACGTGCTCGATTTCGTTAAAGTGATACGCGAGCAGTGCGCCGCCACGCTCGACGGTATCAGATTATTGTCGTGA
- the hemA gene encoding glutamyl-tRNA reductase has translation MQLLAVGLNHNTAPVSLREQLAFAPDQLGQAVVAARSWFERIDHRGSDEAAILSTCNRTELYAASQVPEPLDAGAHFLADFHKLNYAELRPHLYLLPQHDAVRHTFRVASGLDSMVLGETQILGQIKDAIRTADEAGGLGTYLHQLFQRSFSVAKEVRSTTEIGAHSVSMAAAAVRLSQRIFDKISEQNVLFIGAGEMIELCATHFAAQNPKTITIANRTLERGEMLAHRYGGRAIRLADLQDKLHQYDIVISCTASSLPLIGLGMVERAIKARRHKPMFMVDLAVPRDIEPEVARLNDAFLYTVDDLGKVVQTGMENRQAAVAQAEAIIETRVQSFMHWIDDRAVVPVIQSLQENGEALRQIELERARKMLAKGEDIDAVLEALSKGLTAKFMHGPQQALHRAQGDERAHLAELLPQLFRGRR, from the coding sequence ATGCAGCTGCTCGCCGTCGGCCTCAACCACAACACCGCACCGGTCTCGCTACGCGAGCAGCTGGCGTTCGCCCCTGACCAGCTCGGCCAGGCGGTGGTGGCGGCGCGTTCGTGGTTCGAGCGCATCGACCATCGCGGCAGCGACGAGGCGGCGATCCTGTCGACCTGCAACCGCACCGAGCTCTACGCGGCCAGCCAGGTGCCCGAGCCGCTCGACGCCGGCGCCCATTTCCTAGCCGATTTCCATAAGCTGAACTACGCCGAACTGCGCCCGCACCTGTATTTGTTGCCGCAGCACGACGCCGTGCGCCACACCTTCCGCGTCGCCTCCGGGCTCGATTCGATGGTGCTGGGCGAGACGCAGATCCTCGGCCAGATCAAGGACGCGATCCGCACCGCCGACGAGGCGGGCGGCCTGGGCACCTATCTGCACCAGCTGTTCCAGCGCAGCTTCTCGGTCGCCAAGGAAGTGCGCAGCACCACCGAAATCGGCGCGCACAGCGTGTCGATGGCCGCCGCCGCCGTGCGCCTGTCGCAGCGCATCTTCGACAAGATCTCCGAGCAGAACGTGCTGTTCATCGGCGCCGGCGAGATGATCGAATTGTGCGCCACTCACTTCGCGGCGCAGAATCCAAAGACCATCACCATCGCCAACCGCACGCTCGAGCGCGGCGAGATGCTGGCGCACCGCTACGGCGGCCGCGCGATCCGCCTGGCCGACCTGCAGGACAAACTGCACCAGTACGACATCGTCATCTCGTGCACCGCCTCGTCGCTGCCGCTGATCGGCCTTGGCATGGTGGAGCGCGCGATCAAGGCACGGCGCCACAAGCCGATGTTCATGGTCGATCTGGCCGTGCCGCGCGATATCGAACCGGAAGTGGCGCGCCTGAACGACGCCTTCCTGTACACCGTCGACGATCTCGGTAAAGTCGTGCAGACCGGGATGGAGAACCGCCAGGCAGCCGTCGCGCAGGCCGAGGCGATCATCGAAACGCGGGTGCAGTCGTTCATGCACTGGATCGACGACCGCGCCGTGGTGCCGGTGATTCAAAGTTTGCAGGAAAATGGCGAGGCGCTGCGCCAGATCGAACTGGAACGCGCCCGCAAGATGCTGGCCAAGGGCGAGGATATCGACGCCGTCCTCGAAGCCCTGTCCAAGGGCCTGACCGCGAAATTCATGCACGGTCCGCAGCAGGCGCTGCACCGTGCCCAGGGCGACGAGCGCGCCCACCTGGCCGAACTGCTGCCGCAGTTGTTCCGCGGCCGTCGTTAG
- the prmC gene encoding peptide chain release factor N(5)-glutamine methyltransferase produces MIERLDAIGAGVTVGALQIQSLLDALDNRILLCHALGLTRVSLITQSERALDADEAQRFAALVQRRLDGEPIAYIVGQREFFGLPFEVSGAVLIPRPDTELLVELTLDRLPPSGRVLDMGTGSGAIAVALAHTRRDAAVTALDVSEEALAVARRNAAANGARVTFLQSDWYAALDGLPPFDVIASNPPYIASGDRHLSEGDLRYEPVGALTDHADGLSALRIIVAGAKARLKPGGWLLMEHGYDQSAAVRQLLSEQGYTDVQSWTDLAGIERVTGARAH; encoded by the coding sequence ATGATCGAGCGACTCGACGCCATCGGGGCCGGCGTCACCGTCGGCGCGCTGCAAATCCAGTCGCTGCTCGATGCGCTGGATAACCGCATCCTGTTGTGCCACGCGCTGGGACTGACCCGCGTTAGCCTGATCACCCAGTCCGAACGGGCGCTGGACGCCGACGAGGCACAGCGCTTCGCCGCGCTTGTGCAACGCCGCCTGGACGGCGAACCGATCGCCTACATCGTCGGCCAGCGCGAGTTTTTCGGCCTGCCATTTGAAGTCAGCGGTGCGGTGCTGATCCCGCGTCCCGACACCGAACTGCTGGTCGAGCTGACCCTGGATCGCCTGCCGCCTTCGGGCCGTGTGCTCGACATGGGCACCGGCAGCGGCGCCATCGCCGTCGCCCTGGCCCACACACGGCGCGACGCCGCCGTCACCGCCCTCGATGTCAGCGAAGAGGCGCTGGCCGTCGCGCGCCGCAACGCCGCCGCCAACGGCGCCCGCGTCACCTTCCTGCAAAGCGACTGGTACGCGGCGCTGGACGGCCTGCCGCCGTTCGACGTCATCGCCTCCAACCCGCCCTACATCGCCAGCGGCGACCGTCATCTGTCCGAGGGCGATCTGCGCTACGAACCGGTGGGCGCGCTGACCGACCACGCCGACGGCCTGTCGGCGCTGCGCATCATCGTAGCCGGCGCCAAGGCGCGTTTGAAGCCCGGCGGCTGGCTGCTGATGGAGCACGGCTACGACCAATCGGCGGCCGTGCGACAGTTATTATCCGAACAAGGTTACACCGACGTGCAAAGCTGGACCGACCTGGCCGGCATCGAGCGCGTGACCGGTGCGCGGGCGCACTGA
- a CDS encoding response regulator transcription factor, whose protein sequence is MRIAVLDNDRSQADLICQVLTSAGHICHSFQTAKDVLAQLRKDSYDMLILDWQVVDLTGAEVMRRAREKLPDSAPVLFLTTSSGEDDIVAGLAAGADDYMIKPLRRSEMVARVQALLRRAYPAQNGAEQLQFGQYVFETRPGRLLMDGVVLDVTHKEFYLALLFFRNIGRPLSRAYIHEAVWIRETAVPSRTMDTHVSRVRNKLQLKPENGFRLVPVYSYGYRLEKLGAA, encoded by the coding sequence ATGAGAATCGCCGTACTCGACAACGACCGCAGCCAGGCAGACTTGATCTGCCAGGTACTGACCTCCGCCGGCCACATTTGCCACAGTTTTCAGACAGCAAAAGACGTGCTGGCACAGCTGCGTAAAGACAGTTACGACATGCTCATACTCGACTGGCAGGTGGTCGATCTGACCGGCGCCGAAGTGATGCGCCGCGCTCGTGAAAAGCTGCCCGACAGCGCCCCCGTTTTGTTCCTCACGACCAGCTCCGGCGAGGACGATATCGTCGCCGGCCTGGCCGCCGGCGCCGACGATTACATGATCAAGCCGTTACGCCGCAGCGAGATGGTCGCGCGCGTGCAAGCGCTGCTGCGCCGCGCCTATCCGGCCCAGAACGGCGCCGAACAATTGCAATTTGGTCAATACGTTTTCGAGACGCGACCCGGCCGTTTGCTGATGGATGGCGTGGTGTTGGACGTTACCCACAAAGAGTTCTACCTCGCACTGTTATTTTTCCGCAACATCGGCCGGCCGCTGTCGCGCGCCTATATTCATGAGGCCGTGTGGATACGCGAGACCGCCGTGCCGTCCCGCACCATGGACACCCACGTTTCGCGCGTGCGCAACAAATTGCAGCTGAAACCGGAAAACGGCTTCCGCCTGGTGCCGGTCTACAGTTACGGTTACCGCCTGGAAAAACTCGGCGCGGCGTAA
- the metE gene encoding 5-methyltetrahydropteroyltriglutamate--homocysteine S-methyltransferase produces MTTSNKAASSHIHTHIPGFPRIGAARELKFALESHWRGELAEAGLEAVGRELRARHWALQARAGLDFVTVGDFAFYDQVANHVQLLGCEPARYGFDHRQSQLSRYFAMARGDGGNGGKGSDKEYGHDCGHDHSHDGDVHASAALEMTKWFDTNYHYLVPEFTPETAFSLACERLFDEVAEAQALGHAVKAVLLGPLSFLWLGKEKGGGGDAGFNRLDLLDKLLPVYGAALDRLKAQGVQWVQVDEPILGLDLPAPWRSAFENTYWQLNQVGVPLLLATYFSPLEENLSLACRLPVAGLHVDGVRAAHELTSIADWLPVHKVLSVGIVDGRNIWRTDLDAALATLAPIADKRGGKLWLSSSCSLLHVPFTLAAEQALDGDIKSWLAFATEKLDELYVLKQALQGIHEASVIDALDVSRAALAGRRTSERVHQSPVRERLAVLGDDADRRQSGFAQRQAVQRARLRLPDFPTTTIGSFPQTPAIRAARASFKRGELNAADYEGKMREEIAYAVRRQEELGLDVLVHGEAERNDMVEYFGEQLDGFVFTQLGWVQSYGSRCVKPPIIYGDVSRPKAMTVDWTVHAQSLTGKPMKGMLTGPITILQWSFVRDDQPRSRTALHVALAIRDEVDDLQRAGIGIIQIDEPAVREGLPLRRSRWDEYLDWATRAFRVSAGVAADGTQIHTHMCYAEFNDILPQIAAMDADVITIETSRSDMELLNGFGQFRYPNEIGPGVYDIHSPRVPGQAEMVRLLRKASAVIPASNLWVNPDCGLKTRGWAETETALRNMVAAAHQLRAEHAIY; encoded by the coding sequence ATGACAACATCAAATAAAGCGGCCTCAAGCCACATCCACACCCATATTCCGGGTTTTCCACGCATCGGCGCGGCACGTGAACTGAAATTCGCGCTGGAATCGCACTGGCGCGGCGAGTTGGCGGAAGCCGGATTGGAAGCGGTCGGCCGCGAGTTGCGCGCCCGGCACTGGGCGCTGCAAGCACGCGCCGGGCTGGACTTCGTCACCGTCGGCGATTTCGCCTTCTACGACCAGGTCGCCAATCATGTTCAGCTATTGGGCTGCGAACCGGCGCGCTACGGCTTCGATCACCGCCAATCGCAGCTGAGCCGCTACTTCGCCATGGCGCGCGGCGACGGCGGCAATGGTGGCAAAGGCAGCGACAAGGAATACGGCCACGACTGCGGCCACGACCATTCGCACGATGGCGACGTGCACGCCTCGGCCGCGCTGGAAATGACCAAGTGGTTCGACACCAACTACCACTACCTCGTGCCGGAATTCACACCGGAAACCGCGTTCTCGCTGGCCTGCGAACGGCTGTTTGACGAGGTCGCCGAAGCGCAGGCGCTCGGCCACGCGGTCAAGGCCGTTCTGCTCGGGCCGCTGAGCTTCCTGTGGCTGGGCAAGGAAAAAGGCGGCGGCGGCGATGCTGGATTTAACCGCCTGGACCTGCTCGACAAGCTGCTGCCGGTCTATGGCGCGGCGCTGGACCGCCTGAAGGCGCAAGGCGTGCAGTGGGTGCAGGTTGACGAACCCATCCTGGGCCTGGACCTGCCGGCGCCATGGCGCAGCGCGTTTGAAAACACCTACTGGCAACTCAACCAGGTCGGCGTGCCGCTGCTGCTGGCGACCTACTTCTCGCCGCTGGAAGAAAACCTCAGCCTGGCCTGCCGCCTGCCTGTCGCAGGATTGCATGTGGACGGCGTGCGTGCCGCGCATGAGCTGACCAGCATCGCCGACTGGCTGCCGGTGCACAAGGTGCTGTCGGTCGGCATCGTCGACGGCCGCAACATCTGGCGCACCGATCTGGACGCCGCGCTGGCCACCCTGGCGCCCATCGCCGACAAGCGCGGCGGCAAACTGTGGCTGTCGTCGTCGTGCTCGCTGCTGCATGTGCCGTTCACGCTCGCCGCCGAACAGGCACTCGACGGCGACATCAAATCGTGGCTGGCCTTCGCCACCGAAAAGCTGGACGAGCTGTACGTGCTGAAGCAGGCGCTGCAAGGCATCCACGAAGCCTCGGTCATCGATGCGCTGGACGTCTCGCGCGCCGCGCTGGCCGGCCGCCGTACGAGCGAACGCGTGCACCAGTCCCCCGTGCGGGAACGCTTGGCCGTGCTCGGTGACGACGCCGACCGCAGGCAATCGGGCTTCGCGCAACGCCAGGCCGTGCAGCGCGCGCGCCTGCGATTGCCCGACTTTCCGACCACCACCATCGGCTCGTTCCCACAAACGCCGGCCATCCGCGCCGCCCGCGCCAGCTTCAAGCGCGGCGAACTGAACGCCGCCGACTACGAAGGTAAAATGCGCGAAGAGATCGCCTACGCGGTGCGCCGCCAAGAGGAACTGGGACTCGACGTGCTGGTGCACGGCGAAGCCGAGCGCAACGACATGGTTGAATATTTCGGCGAGCAGCTGGACGGCTTTGTCTTCACGCAACTGGGCTGGGTGCAGTCGTACGGCTCGCGCTGCGTCAAGCCGCCCATCATTTATGGCGACGTCAGCCGTCCGAAAGCGATGACGGTGGACTGGACCGTGCACGCGCAAAGCCTGACCGGCAAGCCGATGAAGGGCATGCTGACGGGACCGATCACGATCTTGCAATGGTCGTTCGTGCGCGACGACCAGCCGCGCTCGCGTACCGCGCTGCATGTCGCGCTGGCGATCCGTGACGAGGTCGACGATTTGCAGCGGGCCGGCATCGGCATCATCCAGATCGACGAACCCGCCGTGCGCGAAGGCTTGCCGCTGCGCCGGAGCCGTTGGGACGAGTATCTGGACTGGGCCACGCGCGCGTTCCGCGTCTCGGCCGGCGTGGCGGCGGACGGCACGCAGATCCACACGCACATGTGCTATGCCGAGTTCAACGACATCCTGCCGCAGATCGCCGCGATGGACGCGGACGTGATCACGATCGAGACCAGCCGCTCGGACATGGAGCTGCTCAATGGGTTCGGACAGTTCCGCTATCCGAACGAGATCGGACCGGGCGTGTACGACATCCACTCGCCGCGCGTGCCCGGGCAGGCGGAAATGGTGAGGCTGCTGCGCAAGGCCAGCGCGGTGATTCCTGCTAGCAATCTCTGGGTGAATCCGGACTGCGGCCTGAAGACGCGCGGCTGGGCGGAGACGGAGACGGCGCTGCGAAACATGGTGGCGGCAGCGCACCAATTGCGCGCCGAGCACGCCATTTATTAA
- the minE gene encoding cell division topological specificity factor MinE, producing MALLSFLFPQKQKTATAAKERLQIIIARERNGRSGPDFLPALHKELIEVISKYTKVNADDIKISLDRQGNLEVLDVNVVLPDA from the coding sequence ATGGCCCTGCTTTCTTTCCTGTTCCCGCAAAAACAGAAAACCGCGACGGCGGCCAAGGAGCGGTTGCAGATCATCATCGCGCGCGAGCGCAATGGCCGCAGCGGTCCGGATTTTCTGCCGGCGCTGCACAAGGAATTGATCGAGGTGATTTCGAAGTACACCAAGGTCAACGCCGACGACATCAAGATCTCGCTCGATCGCCAGGGCAACCTGGAAGTGCTGGACGTGAACGTGGTGCTGCCGGACGCGTAA
- the minC gene encoding septum site-determining protein MinC — translation MSKSLFQKPIEIKISTVVAVSAILATADSIALDAALAEMTGGTTDFFEDDLAVIDVAALPAGSDPVDWAGIIALLKKYRLNPVAVRNAPPSMAADIAAHGLSLETPTKPRADEVDVESAKTAAKAAAKTATPAPAPAASKAPVAAATAAAATDSLPGNAGVMIIDTPVRAGQRIYARGCDLIITAVVNNGAEVIADGSIHVYNTLHGRALAGASGNPEARIFAMTMSPELVSIAGVYRTFEDGFPAEFARSPAQIRLVGDRIDILSVNSANRA, via the coding sequence ATGTCCAAGAGCCTGTTTCAAAAGCCTATCGAAATCAAGATTTCCACCGTTGTCGCCGTCTCCGCCATCCTGGCGACCGCCGACAGCATCGCTCTCGACGCCGCGCTGGCCGAAATGACCGGCGGCACCACCGACTTTTTTGAAGACGACCTGGCCGTGATCGACGTCGCCGCGCTGCCGGCCGGCAGCGATCCGGTCGACTGGGCCGGCATCATCGCCCTGCTGAAAAAATACCGCTTGAATCCGGTCGCCGTGCGCAACGCGCCGCCGTCCATGGCCGCCGACATCGCCGCGCACGGACTGAGCCTGGAAACTCCGACCAAGCCGCGCGCCGACGAGGTCGACGTCGAGTCGGCCAAAACTGCGGCCAAAGCGGCCGCCAAGACGGCAACGCCAGCACCAGCCCCGGCCGCCAGCAAAGCGCCGGTCGCGGCGGCAACGGCGGCGGCAGCCACCGACAGCCTGCCCGGCAACGCCGGCGTCATGATCATCGACACCCCGGTGCGCGCCGGTCAGCGCATCTACGCGCGCGGCTGCGACCTGATCATCACGGCGGTCGTCAACAACGGCGCCGAAGTCATTGCCGACGGCAGCATCCATGTCTACAACACGCTCCACGGCCGCGCGCTGGCGGGCGCCTCCGGCAACCCCGAGGCGCGCATCTTCGCGATGACCATGTCGCCGGAATTGGTGTCAATTGCCGGCGTTTACCGTACTTTTGAAGACGGTTTCCCGGCCGAGTTCGCGCGTTCCCCTGCGCAAATTCGCTTGGTCGGCGACCGAATCGATATACTATCTGTCAATTCCGCGAACCGCGCCTGA
- the prfA gene encoding peptide chain release factor 1, protein MKPSMLSKLDQLANRLVELDELLMSEGATSNMDAYRKMTREHAELGPLVALYNSYQEAIGDGVAAQEMLSDPEMKEFAQDEIEASKARMAELEIELQKMLLPKDANDERNIFLEIRAGTGGDESALFAGDLLRMYTRFAERNRWQVEVVSESASDLGGYREVIVRLVGNGVYAKLKFESGGHRVQRVPATETQGRIHTSACTVAVMPEADEVEDVNINPADLRIDTFRASGAGGQHINKTDSAVRLTHLPTGIVVECQDDRSQHKNKAQAMKVLAARIKDVQLREQQSKEAATRKSLIGSGDRSERIRTYNFPQGRMTDHRINLTLYKLDFIMDGDLTELTNALAAEHQAELLAALGD, encoded by the coding sequence ATGAAACCATCCATGCTGTCCAAGCTCGATCAATTGGCCAACCGCCTGGTCGAACTCGATGAACTGCTGATGTCCGAAGGCGCGACCAGCAATATGGACGCCTACCGGAAAATGACCCGCGAGCACGCCGAACTCGGTCCGCTGGTCGCGCTGTACAACTCCTACCAGGAAGCGATCGGCGACGGCGTCGCCGCGCAGGAGATGCTGTCCGATCCCGAGATGAAGGAGTTCGCGCAGGACGAAATCGAAGCGTCCAAGGCCCGCATGGCGGAGCTGGAAATCGAGCTGCAGAAAATGCTGCTGCCGAAGGACGCCAACGACGAGCGCAACATCTTCCTCGAAATCCGCGCCGGCACCGGCGGCGACGAATCGGCCTTGTTCGCCGGCGACCTGCTGCGCATGTACACCCGCTTCGCCGAGCGCAATCGCTGGCAGGTGGAAGTGGTGTCGGAATCGGCGTCGGACCTGGGCGGCTACCGCGAGGTGATCGTGCGCCTGGTCGGCAACGGCGTCTACGCCAAGCTGAAGTTCGAATCCGGCGGCCACCGCGTGCAGCGCGTGCCGGCCACCGAAACCCAGGGTCGCATCCACACCTCCGCCTGCACCGTGGCGGTGATGCCGGAGGCGGACGAAGTCGAAGACGTCAACATCAACCCGGCCGACCTGCGCATCGACACCTTCCGCGCCTCCGGCGCCGGCGGTCAGCACATCAACAAGACCGATTCGGCGGTGCGCCTGACCCACTTGCCGACCGGGATCGTGGTCGAATGCCAGGACGACCGCTCGCAGCACAAGAACAAGGCGCAGGCGATGAAGGTGCTGGCCGCGCGCATCAAGGACGTGCAACTGCGCGAGCAGCAATCGAAGGAAGCGGCCACCCGTAAGAGCCTGATCGGCTCGGGCGACCGCAGCGAGCGGATTCGCACCTATAACTTCCCGCAGGGCCGCATGACGGACCACCGCATCAACCTGACCTTGTACAAGCTGGACTTCATCATGGACGGCGACCTGACGGAGCTGACCAACGCGCTGGCGGCCGAGCACCAGGCCGAGTTGCTGGCGGCGCTGGGCGATTAA